Below is a genomic region from Rosa chinensis cultivar Old Blush chromosome 5, RchiOBHm-V2, whole genome shotgun sequence.
AGTTGCTATCTGTAAGATAATAAGACATAAGGAGCTACATACTTTTGGGCATTAATATTTTCTGGGAAAATATTTTTCATCAACATCATGATGGACAACATGGTATTGTTTACTCACATGTAAGAGGTGAAGAACAAATAGACACCTGCCCAAATTGTGTTCATCTTTCTTTGCCAACTCGTGGTGCAAAAGAAAGTCTTATCATACCATTAGATTACCAAAAGAAAGCCTTCCTCCCCTTCTTCTATGCGTCATTTTAAAGCAGCCGTCTGTGTAGCGACTCCGACAGTACTCCTACCTTATTCCATACTCACACGAATACACAGTACACACTATCTTATTGCTGTTGAAATCTCACTACCTTCATTCATATAATGGCTTAAACAGTAAGTAGAGTGTAAATTATTAACTAGTTAATTAGGAACAATGTCATCTACTGGCTATTGTAAAGAGCAAAGTCATAAAAGTATAAATGATTTAAGGAATAAGTTGGTCACACCTCTTGAACAGAGCAGAAGTACCAATAAGATACTGTCCACATATCATGAGGATAACAAAaccatttgatttgattttctgttttttcgattaaaaaaaaaatgggataCTTTCAATTTGAACTTTCTCTGAATGAAAATGGAATCCTGCTTTGGTATTAGCATGCAGACTGTTGAATGCTACACGCCACACCTTTGGTTCATTTCTGAAAGGCTGTTGATAATGGAGCACACATAATTTGTAAGACTTGAGATTTAAGACTTAGCTGCTGAGTGTTGATAGGTACCTAAAGttcattaaaagtcaaatctgAAACTGAAAGGCTGAACTCTTCAGTTAGAAAAAGCACATACAGAACTTATGAACTCCCTGTTAACATTAGCAACAAAGCAAATCATGTAATGTGTCACATTAAGACTAAATTCCAAAAGCttggtttatttttattttttttaggagaTCCAAAAGCTTGGTTTCATTTGGTCTTAGAACACCTCCTACAACCCAAATATTGGGAACATTGATTTTGGCAATTAATTTTTATGGGAAAATATTATTCATCAATAGCTgcatctttgtttttttttctcttgtttctTTTAAAAGGCTGTTAAAAATAGACAACACAAAATcgacaagtcttgagagttgggACTCAGCTTTTGATAAACTCCATTAAAAGCCAAATCTGAAACTGAAAGACTGAAACTCTTCTGTTAGAAAAGGACCACAGAAAATAAAGAACATTAACTGAAGGTGTCAACATTTAGCAAGAAATCAAGTTCAATACCTGAGCAAGTACTTTGTCACATCAATACTACATTCCAAATATTTGGTTTACTCCTACAACCCAAGTATTGATCAACACTTCAACCATTGATCGTGCAATGTCCCATATATGCTTCTAAAAACTAGTTGATTGCTTATCCATTCAAGAATGAGCTAAAGTAGAAGCAAATGAAAATAAGTTCCTCAACTTGCCTCTCAGATTGGAAATTAAAAGTGTAGATTACAATAACATActcaacaaacaaaaaacaaaaccaaatgaaTTCAGTTTTACATGTGACCATGAAGAACCTGTAGATGAACTTTCCTGCACAGGGTCTTGATCCAATGGCTTCACTCTCTCAGACTCAGTTGGGTGTTCACCAGCCAAGGTCTGGTCATCTCTGGGCCCTCTTGGATTCAAACACAGAGGGGCTATCACATGGCTAGAAATATTCTCCTTCTTGTTGAGTGGATTGCTTGTACACAGCCCATTGTTTCCTCTTAGCACCAACCTCTTCCCAAGCCTCTCAATGAAATCTTCTGGAAGTGTCAGCTCACCACTCAACTGATTGTTGCTCAAATTTAGTAAATCAAGACTTGGAAGAGTGCCCAAATTTGGACGAACAGTCCCAGTGAGGCTATTGTTGCTTAGAGAAAGAGCAGTGAGATTCTTCAAGGAAGAGAGAAAGTTGGGTAATGGGCCTATCAACCCACATTCTGAAAAGCTGAGTGTTTTGAGATTCATGAGCTTCCCAACAAAGTTAGGAACTTCTGTCTTGATTGGGTTGCTATCAGCTACCATGTACTCTAAATGCTGCAAACCTGAAAGGGTTTCAGGGATTGGCCCATTTATTAAGTTGTGACTCAGATCAAGCAAAACCAACCTGTTGAGCTTCCCTATATCTGGAGGCAACATACCTCCAAGCCTGTTTGAGCTTAAATCAATCTTTTGGAGGAGTTGAAGCTGACCAAAAGAGGAGGGCAGCTGACCTTCAAGAACATTCTGACTTAAATCCAAAATGGTCAAACTATCCAACCCTCCAATTTCTTCTGGTATTTGACCACTCAAGTTGTTGTAACTCAAGTCAAGTTGCTCTAAGCTGACCAAAGCACCAATCTTACTAGGGACTTTTCCTTGTAAATTGttctgtgacaaagtcagaaccCTTAAGCTGGAAATTTGGGCTAAACTTGAGGGAATTTCACCTGAGAGAGTTGGATTGGACACAAGGGCTAGGTGCTCCAAGGAAGACAATGCACCAAAGAGCTTTGGAGAAAGAGTGACTTGTGATGTTGAAAAGCAACTAAATATTGAGAGGGTTTTCAAGTAAGGTAGTTTGAGAAGGGACTCTGATAAAGTAGCAGATGATTTGCAAGGAGGGGTGAGAATATCAGGGCCAATGTGTATCTTTGTGACGTGAAACATTGGAGGGTCTTCGTCCCCAATCTCACATTGAACACCAGGCCATTGAGTCTCAGTACATGGTTGTGGGTGCTCTAGAGGCCAATCAGAGTCCTCAAGAAGGGCACCCATCACCTCAAAAATCCCCAAAAGCTCCTTCTTTTCCATCTCTAGTGGAACCTCATCATCTGAGTCAGGCATTTCAGCAAGCAACTTCCCTGCAAAAACAAGAAACCCAACAAGGAAAAGAcacacaaaagaagaaaaagccatGAGAACAAAGAGAGCAAGATAGATACTAACAAACCCAGCAAAACCCACAAGTGAAAGACCGGGGATTTAGACAACCGAAAGTGCCAAAAGTGAGTTAAAGGTTTTAGCTTTGCCCAATTCATGAATAATGGCATTGATGACAAAAAGGATCGGATCAATTCAAACTGGGGATCTTAGTGACAGAAGCAAAGGCTGcaagaaataaaaaagttgTCGCCTTTGGCTACCACATTGTCACATTAGGAAAGTGTGAGCATGACAGTGTGTGTTTGGCATTGAAGAGAGCAATGCTGAAAGAGAAACAGTTActagaagtagaagaagaagatgtcaGAAGAGCCATGATGGGTGCTTTCAAAGAGATGTGTAATAGTAAATGTGATGGGACTTCATATCTCAGATTCTGAGTACGAAGCCGACAGCTATGCTTTACCAGATGCACCGTTGTCTTTTTCTCCTCTTTCTCTTGGGAATGTCCAAAGCGTGGCCGCGTGGGAATCGATTTTGTGGTGGAGTTGTACAAGTCTTGTCATTTTAGGAAAGATTCTGATGAGACATGGCTGATCATTGGGTTGTGTAATGTGTGGTGAACAAGAAACTTGAAAGATACATTTGACTTCAAATCAATCCATCCATCAATCCACAAACTTGATGATAAACACAACAGAGAATTAGAAACCAAATGAATAATCTTAGGATTTTGGCATTCAAccataactctttttttttaacggTGAATTCATTGAAACTTTAATGATTACAATCGTTTATAATGACATTCTGAGTTGATCTAGTGGTTTGGAGCAGAAGTTATGTATTAGACCTTCAACTATAACTTTAATGAAACTGATCTTGAAAGATATTGTCACTCGTTTATATTTACCTTCAAAAGTATTTTATACTCTCTTTTATATCGCTCAATATGAACTTAAAAGTTGGTGGAGACATTTTGATTTGgttacaattttttctttttttcaattgcACAATTTTAATTCTCGTATTGCACAATATTTATTATTACAATCATTCTTGTTAGTTTGAAGATAACATTTACTTATGTAAACGGTTAATTAATTATGTGATTAAGTTCGCTCTAAAATCGATTACACCTTAAAGATAACAACAATACTGTAAAAGTTCCTTAATGCTTTTCAAATAAAACCTTAGTCGTAAATTCTGTTGTCTACTTATTGATCCTCACATCATGCACCCACTATATATCAGGCCTTAAGAGAAACTCAATGGCTACTGGCTAGGATTCTTGATCATATATATAAGATTACAACCATGCATGTGATTATGCTATAAGAATACAGTGATTTTCCGGTCTCTTGATGCTTTCTCGACTTTTTTATAATCTACTTGTTATTGTAGACCATTTGGAGTTTATTAGGGCCGGATTGTAATGCCTTATGAATCTATGCGACTATGACCGTCTTGTATACGTTTTCAACATATGAAAGACAAATAGATTATCCATCCATTTCATGTAGCAATTATGTCATTGCCTATTCCACAATCATCATTCATCTCAACTTCACATAAGCATTTGGGTTTTGAATGGGCTGGAAAGCCCAAATGGACCAAACTAGACACCAAAAGAAGAGTCCAAAACGCATGCATGGATCCACCACCATCAAGCTATAGCTCATCGTCATCAGCTACGTGCCTCGCTTTCACTCTTTCAGGCTTCAGATTCAGAAGCAGGAGCTCGGTCACCAGCATTCTCTGTCTTTCCTCGCTTTGAAATAAATTTTATGAATGCAGAAGTGGTCAGTGATGAGTCAACTTTACGACCTACGTACCTACACCTAGCCTTCTTGATTTTGATCTCTCATAAGGTGATAAGGGGAAACTTCTGCTCTCTTGATAAGGAACCTAAACCTAATAGCTGCTGATACCCATGCATGTAGTTATTGGTTATAGACTTGTAGCTAGGGTTGAAGCCTCGATCTTCGAGCGTGAAATGTTGCAGTTCCATGGGAATCGGGATGAAATATATAAGAAGATTAGAGACGAAGGTATATAACTAGCTAGGGATGGTACTTAAACCCTGATTTCCAGATAAATTTTGTAGTCTTATCTGGTCAAGATTCTTCAATCTTTCATTTTTGGTCAAATTTGATTGCCCTAGTGTAGTTTTATATCTGACTAATTATGATTGATAAAATAAGAACATTATTCATAGAGATCAAGATAATACAATGATGACCTACGATGTCAAAATTAGTTCTGTGGATGAACTGCACTTGGATTTAAGATGTTAAACTTTCCTCTATCCATATCACTGAGCTCTATTGCTGGAAGAGAAACAGAGTATAAATTTTTTTGATTTGAATATCATGAAACGTGACACTGGCAGTGTAGGCAAGCCAATATATCGATCATTTTCAGATGATTTGGTATACATTACACAACTCCATCACTGTCACTTTCTTAAAAATTAATTCAAAGCTAGCTCGATCTAGCTCCGGTTATAATTTACTGGCATTGTGATCGATCATCATTGTAAAATTCAGATTGAAACTTTCAGCAATAGTTTAGTCCATCATTTTGTTGAGGAAACTGTGGGCTGATCTTGTCAGTTGTCACCTCAACCAAGTTTATTCGTTTTTCTAAATACAATTGATATCATCAATTAGGATATCAATTAGCTGATTAGTATTATTTTTCATAATTTGATAAGTCAGTTTACTTATTTCTAGAATGAGAATGAAAATCAAGGGATCCCTTTAGAATGAGTCAGTTCTTTAATGAAAATGGTCCCTTAATGAAAATGATCGAAGGCCTTGAGTACTTCAATAATTTAAAGAATTTGTCACTACGGAAGAGTCTCTCTTTTCTATCTTGATCCAAGTAATCTTGTGAGATACCTATACAGATCAAGAATTAATATGTTCCTGTTAGTTTGtttgtttacttttttttttttttttttttgtggtttcgTCTTTGGTGAAGCACATTGATATCATGAGAACCATTCTAATGAGGATCACTTTATTGAGGACTAGTTGAACATTTTCTAATCAACAGTTTGAGACCCATTTTTCGATTGCATTACGGCAAATTAACTATTAGAtatttatgtatgcatgagtataTCACTTCTgataattttcttccaaattattaatcgttaaggcatcgaactagatcaaatcaatggacgaaccaaatctatcagacatgaaccgttcatgttcataactgataaatcacgattatgaatgtcttaacgattttcaatttggttaaaaaattacataaataatctacacacacacacacacatatatatatatatatatatatatctaaatatctaacggttgatttgcatATATATGACTGAAAAATGAATCTTGAAAAAAAGTTCTCAACTAGTACTGAAATTAGTAGTCCTCATTAGAAACTTTCCCTTGATATCATTATCCTAATATCCTTAGATCCCAGAGCATAACCTTCCAATCAACTAAAAAAACAAGAAGTTTAAGAattaaactacaaaatagaaaattgAAACTACAAAAGATCGAGACATCGATCGAGTTAGTCATCAAATTCCAAGAGACACGTACACCACAAAAATCAGGGCAATTCCGTGATCAAAGTAGCATAAATATTAATCAAAAACACGAAACTCGTTCTTGATTTGATGTCTTTGGAGTGTTCCTCTCGCTACTACATAATCTAAATTCTGTTGCAGTGAATATCATTTGATTATtggataattttctcatccatgATCTGGTTACGCAAGACAGATAGTGAAGCAAGCAATCAGTAAATGACACCCAGGTCTCATGTGTTTATGTGTTCCGCAAgtctttaataaaataaaagcaagtCACAAAGACCAGCGATAATATTTGGTGCAGAAAGCTGAAATGTAAGGTAAGCATGAAAACTACCAAGTAtttcatgcatatatatctggTTCATTATTCAAGGAAATTCCACAGTACACTGTCGCATCAATAAATTAATCATGtattaattattgatttacAATGATAGATCAACTCTTTGTGTTGGTGGACGAAAGGTTTACATttcaatagaaaaagaaaaacaacaaaaaaattataagcAGAAGGCACAAGAACACTCACTCCCAAACTGATCAAACTGGAAGGCGGTACTCGCAGAAAAAGGGAATTGAGAAGACCAAAGAGacatggaggaggaggagtggcCTAAGTTAGCCAGACTATCAGCCAAGAAATTGGCTTCACTCCAAATATGGATACAAGAAACATATTAAAATCTACAAGCTAACTGTCGAGATTATTCTGAATAAGAAACTTGATCCTCCAAGTAGTTGAAATGCGATCATTAATGAAAAAAGTTTAGCACTATATTGAGCTTAATTTATTGATATACTAaatgaacaatttttttttgtgtggaagCTAGGGACCCGCAGCCACTAGAACATGCCCAAGATCAAAAGAAGGGTTTGCAGACTTTTGGAGAAGATGTGTAACCTTAACTTCATGTCTTTGATTTTACTATCCAACTACCCAGATGAGTGATTGAAGAATTAATGGAAACCCTTGCAGAGTACTTAAGGACACATTAGGAAAGACGACCTTATATCATTTCCTAAACTAATCATGATCAGATCGGCGGAGAGATCACTGTTAGCTATATATAATAATTTGGAGATCAATTCCTAcataaatttattttcaattcataGACTATGCTTGCATGTCAAGCTCTCGATCATATATGTATGTTCAAGATGATTAGGCTTCAAATGTCTTGATCATTACTAATCCTGGGCATGCATAGCTCTTAGGACGTGGCTTAATATATTAATATGCTTAATTAGTCAATTGGTTTTCAGTTAGATTACTTGGCAGTCTTGGCTGAGCAGGTGTATATGACAGCAAAGCAAGACTATTAATTAGGTAGGAGTAAAATCGTTATCAATGGTGGCTGTCAACTATGCTGATATGGCTTAGAGATTATAATTAACAAGAATAGACCATCTAACTTCTACCATCCGCTAAGAGCATATCTATCGTTCTCTCTATTTTTCACTATTGAGAAATTTTGGAGAACATACCTAAAcaattttatcttttaatttgAACAATTATTAAGTTTACTCCTCATGGGAATGTACATGTGCGTTCATTCCCTTCGTGAGtaacatatttatatatttaactTCATAATCCGAACTGTTCATGTGTTACAATATTATCTAAATTCATTTTTGCAAAAATTCAATCAATTCTAAGACCTCT
It encodes:
- the LOC112166786 gene encoding receptor like protein 29, producing MAFSSFVCLFLVGFLVFAGKLLAEMPDSDDEVPLEMEKKELLGIFEVMGALLEDSDWPLEHPQPCTETQWPGVQCEIGDEDPPMFHVTKIHIGPDILTPPCKSSATLSESLLKLPYLKTLSIFSCFSTSQVTLSPKLFGALSSLEHLALVSNPTLSGEIPSSLAQISSLRVLTLSQNNLQGKVPSKIGALVSLEQLDLSYNNLSGQIPEEIGGLDSLTILDLSQNVLEGQLPSSFGQLQLLQKIDLSSNRLGGLQHLEYMVADSNPIKTEVPNFVGKLMNLKTLSFSECGLIGPLPNFLSSLKNLTALSLSNNSLTGTVRPNLGTLPSLDLLNLSNNQLSGELTLPEDFIERLGKRLVLRGNNGLCTSNPLNKKENISSHVIAPLCLNPRGPRDDQTLAGEHPTESERVKPLDQDPVQESSSTGSSWSHVKLNSFGFVFCLLSMLL